TTGAAGGTGTAGTCCTTCATGGCCACGGAGGAGGCTTTGATGCGTTCTTCGTAGGCGAAGCTGAATACACAGGCCTGTTTGCTGCTGCCGCCGGCCTGGGTGTTGCAGGGCACCGGGTCCAGTTTCGGGGCATCGCCGTGGTGGTCGGCGATGATTAACGCCGGTTGTTCTTCGCCGTCCACGCTGCCGTGCTGGTAACGGTAATGCCAGCCTTCTTCGGCGGCCAGGCGGTTGATGAACTGCAGGTCGCTTTCCCGGTGCTGGACGCAGTATTCCCGTTCTTCAGGAGGGCGTTTGAAGTCAAAGACCGTATCAATGATGCCCCGCTCTTCCAGCAGGGTGCGCACGATGGCATCGGTGGTCTGGGTCTGGAAGATGCGGCTGTTGTGCATCAGGCCCAAACGCCAGGCCGGGGGCTGGATCACTACTTCGTAGGCGGTGCGGCGATGGCCGGTGTTGCCCCGGACGAATTCATTGACCACGCCGGTGAAACGCCGCAGGGGTTGGCCGTCTTGCCACACCACCAGATCCACCGGTTGTTCCAGAACGTCAGCAGCGGCCACTTCGGGGTCGGTGCTCGCCAGTTCTAACCGGCCATGAAACAAGGAAGACAGCTCTTCGGCCAGTTTAAAGCCAACTACCGAAAAGTGATCTGAGGGGAATTCGCCTACACGGGCGGTGAACTGCAATCCGCTTGCCTGGGGCATGACTTCGGTCCCTGAAGAATGAACATTTCCGTTTCAGCTAGCACCATCCAGGTGCAAGCTCCGGTCAACCCGGGCATTCAAGCCCGGGCGACGGGACACAGTTTAATACAAGCTGCGGGGTATGCGGTACCCCGAGAGCAGCTGCTGTGTGAACGGGTTGGTATTACTGGCCGCATGCAGGCGATATCGCATCTCGCCATCGTCCACAGTGAACTTCACATCCACTGCATTGCTGCTGACGCCGGCAATCTCGGCTTTATCGAGCAACCGGAACAGCGCCCAGGGGCCGCTTTCCGAGATACTTCGGGGCGAACGGTTCACCTGAATCGGCACCAGCGTAATGCGGCTTTCCACCGAATCCCGCAGGGTGTTGGGCCACACCAGCGGAATGCTCTGGCGCGGGCCGTGGGAGAACTCCACCAGCTGGCCGTCGATATTCACCACCGCCCGGCGCTTGTTGTTGGTCAGGTTCAGGGGTTCCAGGGCAAACTCCACATCCAGCGTGCCGCTGCGAGTGAAGAAGGCCTGGCGAATCTGCCTTGCGCGATCCAGAGACGCCACCACGTCGCGGCGCACCAGGCTGGCCCGGCGGGCGTCGCCTACATGCTCCGGATGGTCTTCCAGGAACAGCTTCAGGTTGTCGTTGTAGAAGGTTTCCAGAATGCCGTCCGGCGCAAAGAAGCGCTCAAAATCCTGCAATGCGGCATCGCGACCGGCACCGGCGGTGAACGGGTAGTGCCGGGCCAGGTTCTGCTGAAACGGCTGGTAAACTTCCCGGTACCACTCTCGCTCCAACTGAGCCACTGCACGGTCCAGCACCACCCGCCAGCTTTCCGTGGCCAGCCGGTTGAGTACGCGGTTCAGTGGCTCAGGCTGGTGGTTGGCCATGCGCTGCAGTGTGAAGATGGGGTCTGCCCCCTGCAGGCCCATGCGGGCACGGGCGGCGCTGAGCGCGGCTTTACCGGCATCCGGGGACTCCTGGATGTTGCGCAGGTATTCATGAAGTTCACCCACCACCTGCATGATTTCATCCAGGCCAGAGGGCTGATCACCCTGTTTGCGGGTTAGCCGGTTCAGGTCGGCGAACTGGCGCTCGATATCCTGCAACATACGGAAATGCGGCGACTGCTCCAGCAGTTTGCGGGCTGCTTCAGCTTCACCGTCACCCACCGGGATCAGGCGGGTATTACTCTGGACCTGGCCAAGGAACCGGGCCAGGGGTTCGTGGCCGCTGGTCAGGCTTTCCAGAATGCGCACGCCGTGGTTCAGGTCTTCAAACCGGTGCACATCCAGCCGGCTGACGGCGGTGCGCCAGGCTTCGGCATAATTCTCGGCATACAGCGTTTGCAGGCTGGCCAGCAACTCCGCTTCGTCCGCCTTGCTGAAATCCACATCATTGCGCCGGCCCAATACCCAGGCATCCACCAACGCCAGTTCGGTTACCGAACCGGATTTGCGCAGGAACCACTTCTCCAGGCCTTCGCGGGTCAGCAAGGCAGGGATGGACAACGGATCGTCTGCGGACGGTAATTCATCACCCAGCGGTTCGCCGTAGGCGTCCATGCGGGTGAACACGGTGGAGAAGGCCGGCCCGGAGCTGCGCGCCAGCTCCAGCGGCGCCTGGAATTCCCGGTTGGCTTCCACCTCCAGATCACGGTAGACACGATCTGGCGTGCTGATCCGGCCCAGCTCATGCTGCGCCCACTGCACGCTGCTGCGGAACGGTGCCAGTGCCATGGTGGCGGTCTGGTCGCCCTCCGCTGCCATGCCCGCCAGGTTGGTGTGGGCCATGGCGTATTGCAGGTGGCCATAGAGGCGGTTCTGCACCTCCCGCTGGCCGGGGAAACGGTTCTGCCAGTAGCTGCGCATGTAAGCGGCGACAAGGTCGCTGCGGCGGCCGCTGGCGTCGTACAGCATACGCAGCACCCGCAGGTGTTCCAGGCGTTCGGTGCTGTTGTCCGGTGCCCGGCCCATTTCTTCCATCACGCCAAACATCAATGCAGGCAGGTACTGGTAGGCCAACATGTCGAGGTACGCCGCATCCACTTCCGGCCCCACTTTGTGGCCCTGATACAGGCCCATATCGGCCACCAGGCTCCACTCGTTACGGTAGTCACCAAAGGCCATGGTGGCCTCGCGCAATTCATCCAGTGGTTGCAGCAGGTTACGGCCGGTGCTGTCAGGCTCGTAGCCCACCGGCTGCCAGTTGTTGATAAAGGCGTTTACCCGGTTTTCCACCTGGGCGGCGGCGTCTGCGTTCTTGATAAAATAGTGCTGCCAGCCGGCGGTCATGCCGGCACCGGCGCACACTGCCACGGCGGCGGCCACGGCCACTTTGCGACGGCGTTTGCTGACCACCTTGCGGTTATCGCCCGCCAGGCCCGCCTCCGGATAGATCACCTCCGGGAACAGCCCTTTGGTAAACAGGCTGACCGACTGACCGCCTCGCTGGGCCGGCTGGATTGGGCTGGTCATCTGGTAATTGTGGGCAGCGGCAGAAACAAAGGCATCTTCCGGCACACCTTCCTGCAGCACCGAGGTGAAATAGGTCCCACGGACCAGGGCCGGTGTGGAGAAGGCATCGGCCGACAGCAGGTCGGTCAGGAACTGCTCCATGGTGGTTTTCAGGCCCGCCAGCTGGCGAGTGAACGAATAGGCCGCAGCCCGCTCTTCGTTGTCGCGGGTGTCCGCCAGGACATCCGGCAGGCGCTGGCTCAGCTCATCCACCATGTCGTTGTAGCGGTCTGCGAACTGTTCCAGCCACTGATCGTGATCCTGAAGGCCATCCAGTCGGAAGGTGAAGCCCAGCGCCTTGTCTTTCTCGGCTTTTGACAGGGTACGCACGAACGGTGCGAAGCCGTACATCAGGTCCATTTTGGTAAAGGTGACATACACCGGCAGCCGGGAGCCCAGCTGTTCCATCAGTTCCCGCAGGCGGGTGCGCAGCAGGATGGCGTGGGCTTCCCGCTGCTGGTCACTGGCGGTGCTCAGGCGGGCCAGATCCACGGCCAGAATCACGCCGTTCAGCGGGCGCTGGGGACGGCTGCGCTCGAGCCAGCCGATAAAATGGTTCCACAGCCGGTTCTGGATTTCGCCGGTAGCGCCCTCGCCCTGGTTCTGGCTCAGCAGTTCGCCGTCCGGGTCGATCAGTACACCGTTATCGCCAATCCACCAGTCAAAACCGAAGGGATTGCGGTCGCCCCGGTTATTTCGGGTAACGTTGGTAAGGGTGTAGGTTTGCCCTGCCCGCTGAATCAGGCTGGTCTTACCGGCATCTTCCAGGCCCATCACCAGGTACCAGGGCAGGCGGTACAGGCCTTTGCGGCCGGGCAGATTGCTTTTCAGGGCCTGCAACTGGCGGTCCAGCAAGCGCTGCTGCCGGCGCTCCATAGGCAGGATCGGATCTTCCTGTTCCTGTTGCTCCTCGGCCTTGGCTTTATTCACCTTGCCCAGCCGGCGGGCCAGGGCCATACCCCAGAACACCACCACCAGCAAAATCACACCCAGGGTCACCAGGGCCCGCATCTGCCAGGCCATCAACGGGTACTCTCCACCAATTTCCAGGCGGGGGCCTAGCCACCAGGTTGCCACCAGCAAGGCGATGACCGCCAGCGCCAGGGTGACCGGTGCGGCGTTACGAAGATGAGGCAGTAGCCAACGACCAATGAGTAAGGCTTTTCTCCACATGGTTTCCATTCCTGCGTTTGATGCGTGCGGGCGTTACGCCAGTCGTTCCAGTTGTTTGATCAGGCCGGGTTCCCAGTCTTCCAGAACCAGGCCACGGACCTGCCCCTGCAGGTCCTGAATCTGTTGCGCGGCCATGGCTTTCAGGCCGGTTTCTTTCAGCAGCTTGGCACTGGCCAGGCGCCAGTACAGCCGTTCCCGGGGCTCCCGGGCATCGGCCAGGCCTTGTTCAAGCAGCTCCAGTGCCGCCGGCAGTTTGCTCTGCCGTGCCAGTTCCACCGCGCTGTCCAGCGCCTGCTCCCAGGGGTTGGCGCCACTTCCGTTGCCTTTGACTGTCGCGGGTGCGGTGTGCATCCAGTCCGCGGCATCGTCACTGAGAAAGGCGGTGCCGTCGTTGAAGGTCAGCTCTGCCAATTCCGGCAGCCTTTCCACAAAGGCTTTCAGGGCTTCCCGGATGGCTTCGGCGCAATCGCTATGGCCCAACGCCATCGCCGCCCGGGCACTGAGCCAGTGGCCATCCAGCCAGAACGGGCTGACCGACAGGCTCTGTTCGATGCGCTGCCAGAGTTCGTTATCCGGGGTTCTATCCAGACTTTCCCTGTACTCTGCCACCCGGTCTGCACTCACAGCAGCCAGGTCTGTTCGCTTGCCATCCCGGGTGGGCGGCAGGCTGGTGATGCTTTGCCAGATGGCATGGCGGCGCATCTGATAACCCAAGGGGTTGTCCGGCTCAGTGCCGGTGAGCAGTTCAGCCACTTTTAGCAGGCTCTGGCGGGTTGCCCGCTCATTACTCGGGTCCAGGGTCAGGTTGCCCAGTGAGGCGCTTGCGGGAGTCGTTGTTGCCGGCCGGTTCGGTGCCGCCGCCGCTGGCTGGCTCGAAGCGGCTTGCGGCTCCCCGGCACTGGCCTGGCTGCCAGGCTGGTCTGGTTTAGGCAGTTTCTCTGCCGCCCGCTTCAGATCAAACAAGGCGTCACCCGGCAGGTCTTTGGCTTTGGCCTGGTCATCCAGCTTGTCGATCAGGTCCAGGCAGTACTGACGGCCATCACCCACGCTGGCATCAAAACTCAGGCTCTCCACACCTTTGAGGGCCCGTTGCAGCATCTGGGTAAACAGCATTTTTCGGGCACGCTGGCCCTTGGCGCCGGGGTAGGGCCAGGCGTTCTCCCACCAGCCATCCAACACCCGATGCAACAGGTACAGTGACAAGGCAAAGCGTTCGCCGTCGCCACTGCGCTGCAAGCTCAGCATCAGGAAACCCAGCACCTTGATGTCTTTGCTGCGGTCTGCCAACAGCTTGAGGGCCTCGCTCTCAACCTTGTTCCAGTCGATGTCGTTGTGGGCCAGAGAACCCACTTTCATCACTTCGTCTTCCAGGAACTCCAAGATCGGGTCCTCGGCCAGGCTGTCGCCGGTGCCGCTTTCCCCCGGAATCGCACCGAGTACCTGTTCAACGTATGGGTGTTGTTCAATAACCTGCATCGTTGCCTCCTTACCAGCCACAGGCCTGACGCAGTGGCCGGATCGCTTCTGCATAACCGGAAAGATCAAACAGCAAACCATCCAGCTCCTCGGCTTCGGCGTGAATGCGGGCGTCCGGCTGCCCGACGATTTGCTGCACTATGCGGATTGCCGGCAAGCCCCGGCCGGCACTGACCACCAGGCCTTCATCCCGTACCCGCCAGTAGGCTCGCTCGGTGCCCAGTGCCACCTCGACCCGTTCCCGGTTAATGGGTTCCGGCAGCATGACGGTCAGTTCGGTGATGTTGTTGTGGCACTGCAGCACCAGCACCGGTCGTGGCGGTTGAACCCCTAATGCAGAGACAGTGACCAGGTGGCCAGCTGCCGCACCGGTATCCCGATAGGTCACCCCGGACGCATCCTCACCACTGGCCTGGGCAAAGGCCCGGCGCCAGCGTTCGGACTGGTTGATCTCCGGCACCCGCCGACCCTGTTCATAACGGGCCAGTGGAGTAGCGAATACTTCATCAAAGCAGGCGAGCCGTTCCAGCCGGTTGGCTTCTGCCGTGCAGGCCTCGGCTTCCGCCAAGCGGGTGTCGGCGAGCGTGACGGTGCCGGCCAGCAGCATGGCCAGGCCGAACAGTCCGGGTTGGATTCGGTCTTTCAGGGTCATACGTCAGTTACCTGATACTTCAGACATTTATGGGCCAGGGTACGTTTGGGCAGACCCAGGCTTTCAGCAGCTTGGGCACGGTTGCCGCCGTACTGGCGCAGTCGTTCACGAATAATGGCGGCCTCGAAGGCCTGGGCGGCGGCTTTCAGGTCGCGGATGTCATCCGCCACCGGCACCCCCGCCATGGCTTTCGGCTCAACACTGGCATCCATGGCCGGGCCCGCATCGGCAAACAGGTCATCCAGGCGTAACACTTCCGGCTGGATGTCATCGCCGGCCGGGGTTTGCAGGCAGGCCAGCTCGACGATGTTGCGCAGTTCGCGCACGTTGCCGGGAAAGTTGTAGCCGGCCAGGGTGTGCAGAGCATGGCTGCTGATGCCCAGAGGCCCACTGCCTTCGCGTTCGGTGTACAGGCGAATGAAGTGCCGGCTCAGGGCTTCCAGATCTTCCGTGCGTTCGCGCAGCGGAATAACCCGCAATGGAAACTGGCTGAGGCGATAGAACAGATCACGGCGAAAACGGCCGTCTTCGATCCCTTCCTGCAGGGGTTGGTGGGTAGCCGCCACCAGCCGGAAGTCGGAGTGCTGTTCATCCCGGGCGCCCAGGGGGCGGAACTGGCGGCTTTCCAGTACCCGCAGCAGCTTGGATTGCAGGGCCATGGGCATGTCACCGATTTCATCCAGGAACAGGGTGCCGCCATTGGCCTGTGCCAGCAGGCCTTCTTTGGCCTGGTCCGCGCCGGAGAAAGCGCCTTTGGTATGGCCGAACAGTTCGCTTTCCAGCAGGGTGTCTGGGATGGCGGCGCAGTTGACCACCACCATAGGGCCACTCGCCCGGTCAGACATGTCGTGGATGCCGCGGGCGACCACGTCTTTGCCGCAGCCGGTTTCGCCCTGGATCAG
The window above is part of the Marinobacter sp. THAF197a genome. Proteins encoded here:
- the tssM gene encoding type VI secretion system membrane subunit TssM — its product is METMWRKALLIGRWLLPHLRNAAPVTLALAVIALLVATWWLGPRLEIGGEYPLMAWQMRALVTLGVILLVVVFWGMALARRLGKVNKAKAEEQQEQEDPILPMERRQQRLLDRQLQALKSNLPGRKGLYRLPWYLVMGLEDAGKTSLIQRAGQTYTLTNVTRNNRGDRNPFGFDWWIGDNGVLIDPDGELLSQNQGEGATGEIQNRLWNHFIGWLERSRPQRPLNGVILAVDLARLSTASDQQREAHAILLRTRLRELMEQLGSRLPVYVTFTKMDLMYGFAPFVRTLSKAEKDKALGFTFRLDGLQDHDQWLEQFADRYNDMVDELSQRLPDVLADTRDNEERAAAYSFTRQLAGLKTTMEQFLTDLLSADAFSTPALVRGTYFTSVLQEGVPEDAFVSAAAHNYQMTSPIQPAQRGGQSVSLFTKGLFPEVIYPEAGLAGDNRKVVSKRRRKVAVAAAVAVCAGAGMTAGWQHYFIKNADAAAQVENRVNAFINNWQPVGYEPDSTGRNLLQPLDELREATMAFGDYRNEWSLVADMGLYQGHKVGPEVDAAYLDMLAYQYLPALMFGVMEEMGRAPDNSTERLEHLRVLRMLYDASGRRSDLVAAYMRSYWQNRFPGQREVQNRLYGHLQYAMAHTNLAGMAAEGDQTATMALAPFRSSVQWAQHELGRISTPDRVYRDLEVEANREFQAPLELARSSGPAFSTVFTRMDAYGEPLGDELPSADDPLSIPALLTREGLEKWFLRKSGSVTELALVDAWVLGRRNDVDFSKADEAELLASLQTLYAENYAEAWRTAVSRLDVHRFEDLNHGVRILESLTSGHEPLARFLGQVQSNTRLIPVGDGEAEAARKLLEQSPHFRMLQDIERQFADLNRLTRKQGDQPSGLDEIMQVVGELHEYLRNIQESPDAGKAALSAARARMGLQGADPIFTLQRMANHQPEPLNRVLNRLATESWRVVLDRAVAQLEREWYREVYQPFQQNLARHYPFTAGAGRDAALQDFERFFAPDGILETFYNDNLKLFLEDHPEHVGDARRASLVRRDVVASLDRARQIRQAFFTRSGTLDVEFALEPLNLTNNKRRAVVNIDGQLVEFSHGPRQSIPLVWPNTLRDSVESRITLVPIQVNRSPRSISESGPWALFRLLDKAEIAGVSSNAVDVKFTVDDGEMRYRLHAASNTNPFTQQLLSGYRIPRSLY
- the tssA gene encoding type VI secretion system protein TssA, yielding MQVIEQHPYVEQVLGAIPGESGTGDSLAEDPILEFLEDEVMKVGSLAHNDIDWNKVESEALKLLADRSKDIKVLGFLMLSLQRSGDGERFALSLYLLHRVLDGWWENAWPYPGAKGQRARKMLFTQMLQRALKGVESLSFDASVGDGRQYCLDLIDKLDDQAKAKDLPGDALFDLKRAAEKLPKPDQPGSQASAGEPQAASSQPAAAAPNRPATTTPASASLGNLTLDPSNERATRQSLLKVAELLTGTEPDNPLGYQMRRHAIWQSITSLPPTRDGKRTDLAAVSADRVAEYRESLDRTPDNELWQRIEQSLSVSPFWLDGHWLSARAAMALGHSDCAEAIREALKAFVERLPELAELTFNDGTAFLSDDAADWMHTAPATVKGNGSGANPWEQALDSAVELARQSKLPAALELLEQGLADAREPRERLYWRLASAKLLKETGLKAMAAQQIQDLQGQVRGLVLEDWEPGLIKQLERLA
- the vasI gene encoding type VI secretion system-associated protein VasI; the encoded protein is MTLKDRIQPGLFGLAMLLAGTVTLADTRLAEAEACTAEANRLERLACFDEVFATPLARYEQGRRVPEINQSERWRRAFAQASGEDASGVTYRDTGAAAGHLVTVSALGVQPPRPVLVLQCHNNITELTVMLPEPINRERVEVALGTERAYWRVRDEGLVVSAGRGLPAIRIVQQIVGQPDARIHAEAEELDGLLFDLSGYAEAIRPLRQACGW
- a CDS encoding sigma-54 interaction domain-containing protein, with translation MQKELHTGIDLAVALIKQDTLPALLNTATSQLQKAFGLTKCWALELDLSGRTLHCGQLGDTSEFDCGDFSHPFAHVLQTGQPRELTRAASYRLDHPGFQTLFDASDRPRSLWLEPLAGEDGRTLGILVLCGDHPDWQGIVGQPLYAGIKQLLVHQWISQLQTRDQVWQRRMLKRSLDHLHDAETLRQRCEQLAHTLVGNSEAMVNLRAQVVRAAGSQLSVLIQGETGCGKDVVARGIHDMSDRASGPMVVVNCAAIPDTLLESELFGHTKGAFSGADQAKEGLLAQANGGTLFLDEIGDMPMALQSKLLRVLESRQFRPLGARDEQHSDFRLVAATHQPLQEGIEDGRFRRDLFYRLSQFPLRVIPLRERTEDLEALSRHFIRLYTEREGSGPLGISSHALHTLAGYNFPGNVRELRNIVELACLQTPAGDDIQPEVLRLDDLFADAGPAMDASVEPKAMAGVPVADDIRDLKAAAQAFEAAIIRERLRQYGGNRAQAAESLGLPKRTLAHKCLKYQVTDV